A genomic region of Runella rosea contains the following coding sequences:
- a CDS encoding sterol desaturase family protein — MDTIDFTQPWTFAQTTLYFFLGIFGRYVLIAALFHYLFKVKYEAYFQSREVNQRPRREGQHWREVGFSFITALIFAFVGTGMVVAWQKEYTQIYTDLHEHSTLWFIVSILIILFCHETYYYWLHRWMHHPKVYKWVHKAHHDSITTSAWTSFSFHPIESVLQAIVLPVLLFIIPLHYVAIGIILLIMTTTSVINHLNTELYPRDFHRHWFGKWWIGATHHSLHHSQFKYNYGLYFTFWDKWIGTESPDFKKLFEKKTAKGEKV; from the coding sequence ATGGATACCATTGATTTTACTCAACCGTGGACTTTTGCCCAAACTACACTGTACTTTTTTTTGGGGATTTTCGGGCGTTATGTACTCATTGCGGCCCTGTTTCATTACCTTTTTAAAGTAAAATACGAGGCTTATTTTCAATCCCGCGAAGTAAATCAACGCCCCCGACGTGAAGGACAGCATTGGCGAGAAGTCGGTTTTTCATTCATCACCGCTCTAATCTTTGCTTTTGTTGGTACGGGAATGGTGGTGGCTTGGCAAAAAGAATATACCCAAATTTACACCGACCTTCACGAGCACTCCACACTTTGGTTTATTGTTAGTATTTTGATTATTCTCTTTTGCCACGAAACCTATTATTATTGGCTTCACCGCTGGATGCACCATCCAAAAGTGTACAAATGGGTTCATAAAGCGCACCACGACAGCATTACCACCTCGGCCTGGACTTCATTTTCATTCCATCCGATAGAAAGTGTTTTACAGGCGATTGTCCTGCCAGTCTTGCTGTTTATTATTCCGCTTCATTACGTTGCCATCGGTATTATATTATTGATTATGACCACCACTAGCGTTATCAATCATTTGAATACCGAACTATATCCGCGCGATTTTCACCGTCATTGGTTTGGTAAATGGTGGATTGGCGCTACGCATCACAGTCTTCACCATTCGCAGTTCAAATACAATTACGGGCTATATTTTACCTTTTGGGATAAGTGGATTGGCACCGAAAGCCCAGATTTTAAGAAATTGTTTGAGAAAAAAACGGCAAAAGGGGAAAAAGTGTAA
- a CDS encoding L-threonylcarbamoyladenylate synthase — protein MAIIGTDILSVKQLLCAGEVVGIPTETVYGLAGNAFNDDAVLKIFSVKNRPQFDPLIVHTDSIAHASTFIISFPDKAKQLAEAFWPGPLTLLLPKSDAVSDLVTSGLSTVAIRIPNHPLTLELLASLDFPLAAPSANPFGYISPTSALHVENQLGKKIPYILDGGESTVGIESTIVGFEGDDAVVYRLGGIAVEAIERIIGPVQTVSHSTSNPKAPGMLKSHYSPRKPLLINPLPEILQQYSPNQIGSLTFDHLVDSIPTENQRVLSPTADYPEAAKHLFAYMRQLDSLPIEVIYAELLPEKDLGRAINDRIRRAAVREV, from the coding sequence ATGGCAATCATTGGAACCGATATTTTATCCGTTAAACAACTGCTCTGCGCAGGAGAAGTAGTGGGCATTCCGACCGAAACAGTATATGGTTTGGCGGGCAACGCCTTTAACGACGATGCGGTATTAAAGATTTTTAGCGTGAAGAACCGTCCGCAATTTGACCCCCTTATTGTTCATACCGATTCCATTGCGCACGCCTCCACTTTTATCATTTCTTTTCCCGATAAAGCCAAGCAACTGGCCGAGGCTTTTTGGCCAGGCCCGCTTACGTTGCTTCTGCCCAAATCAGATGCCGTTTCTGATTTAGTGACGTCTGGGCTCTCCACCGTCGCCATCCGCATCCCCAATCATCCGCTGACGCTGGAGTTGCTTGCTTCCCTTGATTTTCCATTGGCCGCTCCGAGCGCCAATCCCTTTGGGTACATTAGTCCCACGTCGGCGCTGCACGTTGAAAACCAACTAGGAAAGAAAATCCCTTACATCCTCGACGGCGGCGAGAGCACGGTGGGCATTGAATCCACCATTGTAGGGTTTGAAGGCGACGATGCCGTGGTATATCGTCTAGGTGGGATTGCGGTAGAAGCCATTGAGCGCATCATCGGCCCCGTGCAAACTGTATCGCACTCTACCTCCAATCCCAAAGCGCCAGGGATGTTAAAAAGCCACTATTCACCTAGAAAACCACTGCTTATCAATCCTTTACCTGAAATATTACAACAGTATTCTCCAAACCAAATCGGCAGTCTAACATTTGACCATTTGGTGGATTCTATTCCCACAGAAAACCAACGCGTTCTTTCTCCCACCGCTGATTACCCCGAAGCCGCCAAACACCTTTTTGCGTACATGCGCCAGCTAGACAGCCTCCCAATTGAAGTAATTTATGCGGAATTGCTCCCCGAAAAAGACCTAGGGCGTGCCATCAATGACCGCATCCGTCGGGCGGCGGTGAGGGAGGTATAA
- a CDS encoding arginine decarboxylase — MKSSYTNLIEQTFEFPTLEFNVQNDELSFNNVPLMDIIRQYGTPLKITYLPKIGEHIGNAKQFFKNAFKRFNYKGSYTYCYCTKSSHFSFVLEEALKHNIHIETSSAFDIPIIRNLYKEGKISKSTYIICNGYKLPRYQKAITELINEGFNVMPVLDNLREIEYYEQNVTAESVNFGIRIATDEEPNFAFYTSRLGVRYSDINDLYKDKIQQNPKFKLKMLHFFINTGMKDTAYYWSELTRFMFKYCELKKICPDLDSIDIGGGLPIQTSLQFNYDYQQMIDEIVENIQWICNKNNVPVPHLFTEFGSYTVGESGAVIYQIIDQKLQNDKEMWYMIDGSFITHLPDSWGMNQKYIMLAVNNWDNPYQKVNIGGLTCDSQDFYNTEAHSADLYLPVFGLDTEVQYVGFFHTGAYQESLGGYGGIQHCLIPAPQHVLVDRDENGNIVTKLFAGQQDSDSMMTILGYTGNNSAANELEEQKATALDLEAQTELAHS, encoded by the coding sequence ATGAAAAGTTCTTACACAAACCTAATTGAGCAGACGTTTGAATTCCCCACGCTGGAGTTTAACGTCCAAAACGATGAGCTGTCGTTTAACAATGTACCCCTTATGGACATTATCCGCCAGTATGGTACACCGCTAAAAATCACTTATTTACCCAAAATCGGCGAGCACATCGGCAACGCCAAACAGTTTTTCAAAAACGCTTTTAAACGTTTCAATTACAAGGGTTCCTACACTTATTGTTATTGCACCAAGTCTTCTCATTTTAGTTTTGTTTTAGAAGAAGCGCTAAAGCATAACATCCACATCGAAACCTCGTCGGCGTTTGATATTCCCATTATTCGGAATCTCTACAAGGAGGGAAAAATTTCCAAAAGCACCTACATTATTTGCAACGGGTATAAACTGCCGCGGTACCAAAAAGCCATCACGGAGCTTATCAACGAAGGCTTCAATGTAATGCCTGTGTTGGATAACCTTCGCGAGATTGAATACTATGAACAAAATGTAACGGCCGAGTCGGTTAATTTCGGTATCCGAATCGCCACCGACGAAGAGCCTAATTTTGCCTTTTATACGTCACGTCTGGGAGTGCGCTACAGCGACATTAACGACCTTTATAAAGACAAAATACAGCAGAATCCGAAGTTTAAGCTTAAAATGCTTCACTTTTTCATCAATACAGGCATGAAAGATACGGCCTACTATTGGAGCGAATTGACGCGTTTTATGTTTAAATACTGCGAACTGAAAAAGATTTGCCCTGATTTGGACTCGATTGACATCGGCGGGGGGCTTCCCATTCAAACTTCGTTGCAGTTCAACTACGATTATCAGCAAATGATTGATGAAATCGTAGAAAACATCCAATGGATTTGTAACAAAAACAACGTTCCAGTACCGCATCTTTTTACGGAGTTCGGTAGCTACACCGTTGGTGAAAGCGGCGCGGTTATTTATCAAATCATTGACCAAAAACTCCAAAACGACAAGGAGATGTGGTACATGATTGACGGTTCGTTCATCACTCATTTGCCCGATTCATGGGGAATGAACCAAAAATACATCATGTTGGCGGTCAATAACTGGGACAATCCTTACCAAAAGGTAAACATTGGTGGTTTGACCTGCGATTCACAGGATTTTTATAATACCGAAGCGCACAGCGCCGACTTATACCTTCCCGTTTTTGGGCTTGATACCGAAGTGCAATACGTAGGATTTTTCCACACGGGGGCGTATCAGGAGTCATTGGGAGGATACGGCGGGATTCAGCACTGTCTTATACCAGCGCCACAACATGTGCTGGTAGATCGCGACGAAAACGGCAATATAGTAACCAAACTCTTTGCTGGTCAACAAGACAGCGACAGCATGATGACGATTTTGGGCTATACTGGAAATAATTCAGCGGCCAATGAGCTTGAAGAACAAAAGGCCACGGCGCTTGATTTGGAAGCTCAAACAGAATTAGCGCACAGCTAA
- a CDS encoding glycosyltransferase family 39 protein: MLISFFERERALTFLLWFGIALRVFLYFFISPYGADAHGEIINFIATQHRLPLTREIFCAMHPPLYYLLAQPFFAFDTLSSLKVTQLLSVILSCLNLYVLYLLAKHYFSHVLTRNVSFLLAIFLHSYITFSLYVTNDSLAFTVGTWCFWLLSRFFQSPSPKTERWLALALGIGLLTKGTFLAFVPIVFGAIALTLWYFKIKWQKIVLRLMILGFITGITGGYKFAENWYYEGKPVVHNMDIFPLNDQKMYTGPKSYYGFHLIRLMKSPVIYHGDEKLLHVYPVLFYSTFWYKFADLENDFSLGVKTRFRYIGSLIYLVAMIPTLIILLGLGLLIRQTVLFLTKIPLLTASEFRENIEKSTWLGLLVVSVALVLTAGFRYDAWSCFQGRLFLQSFFSILAMFYVGLSYLRSRSAFLYKIGLFSMIGLAFLYSIYFGIESLFKFIA; encoded by the coding sequence ATGTTGATTTCTTTTTTTGAACGTGAACGAGCGCTTACCTTCTTGCTTTGGTTTGGCATTGCGTTGAGAGTATTTCTCTATTTTTTTATTTCTCCTTACGGCGCCGATGCGCATGGCGAAATCATCAATTTTATTGCTACTCAGCACCGTCTCCCGCTTACCCGCGAGATTTTTTGTGCCATGCACCCGCCGCTGTATTATTTGTTGGCGCAGCCTTTCTTTGCTTTTGATACCCTTTCAAGTCTGAAAGTGACTCAATTATTGTCGGTTATCCTGTCATGTTTGAATTTATACGTACTGTATTTGTTGGCAAAACATTACTTTAGCCACGTTTTGACCCGCAATGTAAGTTTTTTACTGGCCATTTTCCTCCATTCATACATTACCTTTTCTTTATATGTCACCAACGACAGTTTGGCGTTTACGGTAGGGACGTGGTGTTTTTGGTTGTTATCTCGCTTTTTTCAATCTCCCTCTCCCAAAACCGAACGTTGGTTGGCGTTGGCACTCGGTATCGGACTTTTAACCAAGGGGACTTTTTTGGCGTTCGTTCCCATCGTTTTTGGGGCAATCGCCCTTACGCTGTGGTACTTTAAAATCAAATGGCAAAAGATAGTGCTACGCCTGATGATTTTGGGGTTTATTACTGGGATAACAGGAGGGTATAAGTTTGCCGAAAATTGGTACTATGAAGGAAAACCCGTGGTTCATAACATGGATATTTTCCCGTTGAATGACCAAAAAATGTACACTGGTCCGAAAAGCTATTACGGATTTCATTTGATACGTTTGATGAAATCGCCCGTCATTTATCATGGAGATGAAAAATTATTGCATGTCTATCCTGTCCTTTTCTACAGTACTTTTTGGTATAAATTCGCGGACCTCGAAAATGATTTTTCGTTGGGGGTGAAAACGCGTTTTCGCTACATCGGCAGTTTGATTTACTTGGTAGCGATGATTCCCACGCTGATTATTTTGTTGGGTTTGGGGTTATTAATTCGTCAAACAGTTCTTTTTTTGACAAAAATACCTTTGTTGACGGCCTCAGAATTTCGTGAAAATATCGAAAAAAGTACCTGGCTTGGCCTTCTGGTGGTGAGTGTAGCCCTGGTATTGACGGCTGGATTTAGGTACGATGCGTGGTCTTGTTTTCAGGGGCGTCTGTTCCTGCAATCGTTCTTCAGTATATTGGCCATGTTTTACGTAGGGCTTTCTTATTTGCGGTCCCGAAGTGCCTTTTTGTACAAAATCGGATTGTTCAGTATGATAGGTTTGGCATTTTTATACAGTATTTATTTCGGTATTGAAAGTTTGTTTAAGTTTATTGCTTAA
- the glpK gene encoding glycerol kinase GlpK — translation MSKYVAAIDQGTTSTRCIIFDRQGNIISVGQKEHQQIYPQPGWVEHNPEEIWKNTLEVIAGARINASISATEIAAVGITNQRETTAVWNRKTGKPYYNALVWQDTRTGDLVNHFAQDGGQDRFRAQTGLPLATYFSGLKLKWLLDNVPGLREDAEKGEALFGTMDTFLIWNLTGGPHGGTHVTDVTNASRTQLMNLHTLAWDSDMLAAFGIPSAMLPFIKSSSEVYGNVVLDVLPNVPIAGDLGDQHAALVGQTCFEPGQAKNTYGTGCFMLLNTGTELKVSTQGLLTTVAYKFGNQPVNYALEGSVAIAGALVQWLRDNLGMIEKSSDVETLAKSVEDNGGAYFVPAFSGLYAPYWKADARGVIAGLTRYVTKAHIARAVLEATAYQTLDVMNAMEKDADIELKSLRVDGGMVANETLMQFQADMLNVPVVCPAVTETTALGAAYAAGLAVGYWENFDDLRQNWGIAHTWNPKMESEQRAKLYKGWHKAVERSFGWED, via the coding sequence ATGTCTAAATACGTAGCTGCCATTGATCAGGGTACCACGAGTACCCGTTGCATTATTTTTGACCGACAGGGAAATATTATTTCAGTAGGTCAGAAAGAACACCAACAAATTTATCCTCAGCCAGGTTGGGTGGAACATAACCCCGAAGAAATCTGGAAAAATACGCTCGAAGTGATTGCGGGTGCCCGCATCAATGCGTCGATTTCTGCTACTGAAATTGCCGCCGTCGGCATTACTAACCAACGTGAAACCACCGCCGTTTGGAATCGGAAAACTGGAAAACCTTATTACAATGCCCTAGTTTGGCAGGATACCCGTACGGGCGACCTAGTAAATCATTTTGCCCAAGACGGCGGACAAGACCGCTTTCGTGCCCAAACAGGCTTGCCTTTGGCCACGTATTTCAGCGGCTTAAAACTGAAATGGTTGTTGGATAATGTGCCTGGTCTGCGCGAAGATGCCGAAAAAGGAGAGGCGCTTTTTGGTACCATGGATACCTTCCTGATTTGGAATTTGACGGGAGGGCCACACGGCGGCACGCACGTAACCGACGTGACCAATGCCAGCCGCACGCAGTTGATGAACCTCCATACGTTGGCTTGGGATTCAGATATGTTGGCTGCTTTTGGCATTCCAAGTGCGATGCTTCCTTTTATCAAAAGTAGCAGTGAAGTGTATGGAAACGTGGTACTTGATGTATTGCCCAATGTACCGATTGCGGGAGACTTGGGCGACCAACACGCGGCGTTGGTTGGTCAAACTTGCTTCGAACCTGGGCAGGCCAAAAATACCTACGGAACGGGTTGTTTTATGTTGCTCAATACGGGTACGGAGCTAAAGGTCTCTACGCAAGGACTGCTTACGACAGTGGCGTATAAATTTGGAAATCAACCCGTTAATTATGCGTTGGAAGGGAGTGTTGCCATTGCGGGAGCACTGGTTCAATGGCTGCGTGATAACTTGGGAATGATTGAAAAAAGCAGTGATGTAGAAACACTGGCAAAATCGGTCGAAGATAACGGCGGGGCGTATTTTGTGCCAGCATTTTCGGGTTTGTATGCGCCTTATTGGAAGGCTGACGCTCGGGGAGTAATTGCGGGCTTGACGCGCTACGTGACCAAGGCTCACATTGCACGGGCGGTGCTGGAAGCAACGGCTTATCAAACCCTCGACGTAATGAACGCGATGGAAAAAGACGCTGATATTGAGCTTAAATCATTGCGCGTGGACGGTGGCATGGTCGCCAATGAAACGCTCATGCAGTTTCAGGCGGATATGCTCAACGTACCCGTCGTTTGCCCAGCGGTGACCGAAACTACGGCTTTGGGCGCGGCGTATGCGGCAGGTTTGGCGGTAGGCTATTGGGAAAACTTCGACGATTTACGTCAGAATTGGGGGATTGCCCATACCTGGAACCCTAAAATGGAAAGTGAGCAACGGGCTAAATTATACAAAGGTTGGCACAAAGCCGTAGAGCGCTCTTTTGGCTGGGAAGATTGA
- a CDS encoding aminotransferase class V-fold PLP-dependent enzyme produces MLKNNTSSLFSLPEGIHFINCATRGPFSKAVEQAGIDAIQQFSPSIHQIRPDDFFERAWVVRELFDQLINSQDKERLAIIPSVSYAMAVVARNLYRKSGLRAGQHILLLGEEFPSDVYAWSRVCKELSLTIVTVPMPDSEAVGREWNARILEAINEDTALVVMPHVHWQYGIKFEIEKIAERSRTVNALVAIDGTQSVSALDFDVQKVKPDMLVCAAYKWLMGPYGMGLAYFGEFFDGGIPLEESWMARQESNLFYKLTEYQENYRPKAYRYNVGEHSHFIQMPMLEVALREKLAWGCDSIQAHCQSLWQQPVQKLAKLGVQFEPEAERAHHLVGIRLPASTDVVKVQQALEARKVIVAARGQGIRVSPHLYNTDADMNALVEALADVLT; encoded by the coding sequence ATGTTAAAAAACAATACTTCATCTCTTTTTTCGCTTCCTGAAGGAATACATTTCATCAATTGTGCCACACGTGGCCCCTTTTCAAAAGCCGTTGAACAAGCAGGGATTGATGCCATTCAACAGTTCAGCCCGTCGATTCACCAAATCCGCCCTGATGATTTTTTTGAGCGGGCATGGGTTGTACGGGAGTTGTTTGACCAACTCATAAACAGCCAAGATAAAGAGCGCCTTGCGATCATTCCGTCGGTTTCTTATGCCATGGCGGTGGTGGCTCGCAACTTGTACCGTAAGTCAGGGCTGCGGGCGGGCCAACATATTCTATTGTTGGGCGAGGAGTTTCCCAGCGATGTGTACGCGTGGTCGCGGGTTTGTAAAGAGTTGTCTTTAACGATTGTGACCGTACCTATGCCAGATTCCGAAGCCGTTGGGCGAGAGTGGAATGCACGCATTCTGGAGGCCATCAATGAAGATACGGCTTTGGTGGTAATGCCGCACGTGCATTGGCAATACGGGATTAAGTTTGAAATTGAGAAAATTGCCGAGCGCTCAAGGACGGTCAATGCCCTCGTTGCAATAGACGGTACGCAGTCGGTGAGCGCGCTTGATTTTGACGTTCAGAAGGTAAAACCTGATATGTTGGTCTGCGCCGCCTATAAATGGTTGATGGGGCCTTATGGAATGGGGCTGGCATATTTCGGCGAATTTTTTGACGGAGGAATTCCCCTCGAAGAGTCTTGGATGGCCCGCCAAGAAAGCAATTTGTTTTATAAACTCACGGAATACCAAGAAAACTACCGCCCCAAAGCATATCGGTATAACGTAGGCGAGCATTCGCATTTTATTCAAATGCCGATGCTAGAAGTGGCACTGCGGGAAAAACTAGCTTGGGGCTGCGATTCGATACAGGCGCATTGCCAATCGCTTTGGCAGCAACCCGTTCAAAAGTTAGCCAAACTTGGCGTGCAGTTTGAACCCGAAGCCGAGCGGGCGCATCATTTGGTCGGAATCCGGCTACCCGCTTCGACGGATGTCGTGAAAGTGCAGCAAGCATTGGAAGCTCGAAAAGTAATTGTGGCGGCGCGTGGGCAGGGCATTAGGGTGTCGCCGCATTTGTACAATACCGACGCCGACATGAATGCCTTGGTAGAAGCGTTGGCCGATGTATTGACCTAG
- the eat gene encoding ethanolamine permease, with product MSQNENLHRSLTPTLLWGLGVGYVISGMYFGWNFGLEKGGTLGMAVATVLSVIMYVCFTLGYAELSCAIPKAGGVFDYATRALGRDWGFMAGIAQVFEFVLAPPAISVGIGAHINLFFPELPPTYAALGAYMLFTLLNVVGVQLAATFELLITFLAVAGLILFAGATYNQISIQNLTANALPNGWAGVWAALPFSIWFFLGIEGLANAAEESRNPQRDLIRGFGSAMLTLVVLCAFTFICSVGVGGWEAIVYKPDGTTSDSPLPLALARLVGEANPLYFAVIVFGLFGLVASFHGLLMAAGRATFEMGRIGHFPGVLGKVHAKFKTPTNALVVNMLVGILILFSNTAAEIIILSVLGALTLYCFGSISVIQLRRKEPTLKRPFLSPAYPFVPLCALILAGVALVAVAVSNPLLTGYYIGALVVAFVLYKVFNRNTEHGTQK from the coding sequence ATGTCCCAAAATGAAAATTTGCATCGTTCGCTTACCCCAACTTTACTTTGGGGGCTAGGCGTAGGTTACGTTATTTCCGGAATGTATTTCGGGTGGAACTTTGGACTAGAGAAAGGGGGTACTTTAGGAATGGCCGTTGCCACGGTCTTATCGGTCATTATGTATGTTTGTTTTACGCTAGGATACGCCGAATTATCGTGTGCCATTCCCAAAGCAGGTGGGGTGTTTGATTACGCCACGCGGGCTTTGGGACGGGATTGGGGATTTATGGCGGGCATAGCCCAAGTGTTTGAATTTGTGTTGGCACCGCCCGCGATTTCGGTGGGTATCGGTGCTCACATTAATTTGTTCTTTCCTGAATTGCCGCCAACCTACGCAGCATTGGGTGCGTATATGCTATTCACGTTACTCAATGTTGTGGGCGTGCAGCTGGCGGCTACTTTTGAGTTGTTGATTACTTTTTTGGCCGTGGCGGGGTTAATATTGTTTGCGGGGGCAACCTACAACCAAATTTCAATTCAAAATCTTACGGCCAACGCGCTACCCAATGGATGGGCGGGCGTTTGGGCGGCTCTCCCTTTTTCCATTTGGTTTTTTCTGGGCATTGAAGGCTTGGCCAACGCCGCCGAAGAAAGCCGAAACCCTCAGCGGGATCTTATTCGCGGTTTTGGTTCGGCCATGCTTACGTTGGTGGTGCTGTGTGCCTTTACGTTTATTTGCTCCGTTGGTGTAGGGGGGTGGGAAGCCATTGTGTACAAACCAGACGGTACAACTTCTGATTCACCGCTGCCACTGGCCTTAGCGCGTCTCGTGGGGGAGGCCAATCCGTTGTATTTTGCGGTCATTGTTTTTGGCCTTTTTGGTCTGGTAGCCTCTTTTCATGGATTGTTGATGGCGGCTGGAAGAGCAACTTTTGAAATGGGACGTATCGGGCATTTTCCGGGCGTACTCGGAAAAGTTCATGCTAAGTTTAAAACGCCTACCAACGCCTTGGTCGTCAATATGTTGGTGGGAATTTTGATATTGTTTTCAAATACCGCCGCCGAAATTATCATTTTGTCGGTGCTTGGTGCGCTGACCCTGTATTGTTTTGGTTCCATTTCTGTGATTCAGCTTCGTCGTAAAGAACCTACGCTAAAGCGTCCTTTCTTGTCGCCTGCTTACCCTTTTGTTCCGCTTTGTGCCCTAATTCTTGCGGGAGTGGCGCTGGTGGCGGTGGCGGTTTCCAACCCGTTGCTTACGGGTTATTACATTGGTGCGTTGGTGGTTGCGTTTGTGCTTTACAAAGTATTTAATCGAAATACTGAGCACGGAACCCAAAAGTAA
- the xerD gene encoding site-specific tyrosine recombinase XerD — translation MWDSYLKHFKDYLMLERGLADNSVEAYVRDATKLSEYMDLLGGKDLTEVTELDILGFLGYLHDLGLVAYSQARMLSGIKAFFNYLVLENVLKVDPTQLIESPHLSRSLPDVLTYPEIIQILEANDVSTAEGARNRAMLEVLYSSGLRVSELVNLQITNCYFDAGFMRVIGKGSKTRLVPIGGDAIRYTLLYIEHIRSLVEVQKGHEDYVFLNRRGKQLTRVMIFLIIKNLVEEVGLKKTVSPHTFRHSFATHLIEGGADLRAVQEMLGHESITTTEIYTHLDREYLREVVTKYHPRA, via the coding sequence ATGTGGGATTCTTACCTCAAACATTTTAAAGACTACCTGATGCTTGAACGGGGCTTGGCCGATAACTCGGTGGAGGCATACGTCCGGGACGCCACCAAATTATCGGAGTACATGGATTTGTTGGGAGGTAAAGACCTGACTGAAGTGACAGAATTGGATATTCTGGGCTTCTTGGGATATTTACACGATTTGGGATTAGTGGCCTACTCTCAGGCTCGAATGCTTTCGGGCATCAAGGCATTTTTTAATTATTTAGTGCTTGAAAATGTATTAAAGGTCGACCCCACCCAGTTGATTGAGTCGCCGCATTTGTCGCGTAGCCTTCCAGATGTGTTGACCTATCCCGAAATTATTCAGATTCTAGAGGCCAACGACGTTTCTACGGCCGAAGGAGCCCGCAACCGTGCCATGTTGGAGGTGCTATACAGCTCTGGTTTACGAGTTTCGGAACTTGTTAATTTGCAGATTACGAATTGTTACTTCGACGCGGGTTTTATGCGGGTCATTGGCAAAGGAAGTAAAACGCGGCTCGTGCCCATTGGCGGTGATGCCATCAGGTATACTTTACTCTATATTGAGCACATTCGCAGCTTGGTGGAGGTGCAAAAAGGCCATGAAGATTATGTATTTTTAAACCGTCGTGGAAAGCAATTGACGCGCGTTATGATATTCTTGATTATCAAGAATTTAGTGGAGGAGGTCGGGTTGAAGAAAACCGTAAGCCCACACACGTTTCGTCATTCTTTTGCTACGCATTTGATCGAAGGTGGGGCTGATTTACGGGCGGTGCAGGAGATGCTAGGTCACGAATCCATTACAACGACCGAGATTTATACGCACCTAGACCGGGAATACCTGCGAGAAGTAGTCACGAAATACCACCCGAGGGCCTAA
- a CDS encoding vWA domain-containing protein, translated as MNFNYELTAVEYIFMGTFLVLYVLYIGRTFLVARALGATARAVVIKFFLRTTYFALLIVALLGPFFGEPERDIIAEGKDVMVLVDVSKSMDATDIQPSRLEKVKFELQRLSASLVENRFGLIIFSSEAFLQVPLTFDLNAFELFTQSLSTLQVSNTGTDICSALELCIQKLLQNPAANTSKIILLMTDGEDFGNCERKTLASVRQFGFNLFIVGIGTNAGGHIRQKGDWIKDENGQVVTTKLNAAYLRDLATTTGGKYFEINNRSNAIPEVVDAINSVESRLIDSRKVAVVSNKYRYFLLAALVLIAFDVLVTVTTFQV; from the coding sequence ATGAATTTTAACTACGAACTCACCGCGGTTGAATACATTTTTATGGGTACGTTTCTCGTACTCTATGTACTTTACATTGGCCGTACTTTTTTGGTTGCGAGGGCGTTAGGAGCAACGGCCCGTGCTGTTGTGATTAAATTTTTTCTTCGCACTACGTATTTTGCGCTGCTGATTGTGGCACTGTTAGGGCCTTTTTTTGGGGAGCCTGAACGTGATATTATTGCGGAAGGAAAAGACGTGATGGTATTGGTCGATGTTTCTAAATCCATGGATGCGACCGATATACAGCCCTCACGACTAGAAAAAGTGAAGTTTGAGTTGCAACGGCTCAGTGCTTCGTTGGTCGAAAATCGTTTTGGATTAATTATCTTTTCGTCGGAAGCTTTTTTGCAAGTTCCCCTTACGTTTGATCTTAATGCGTTTGAACTATTTACGCAATCGCTGAGTACGTTGCAGGTAAGTAATACTGGAACGGATATTTGCAGTGCGCTGGAATTATGCATTCAGAAATTACTCCAGAACCCTGCGGCAAATACGTCAAAAATCATTTTGTTGATGACCGACGGGGAAGATTTTGGGAACTGTGAGCGCAAAACGTTGGCTTCGGTTCGGCAGTTTGGCTTTAATCTGTTTATCGTAGGAATCGGAACAAACGCGGGGGGGCATATTCGTCAAAAGGGAGATTGGATAAAAGATGAAAACGGGCAGGTGGTGACGACCAAACTGAACGCGGCTTACCTGCGAGACTTGGCCACGACCACCGGCGGGAAGTATTTTGAGATAAACAACCGGTCTAATGCTATTCCGGAAGTAGTAGATGCGATAAATTCGGTGGAAAGTCGATTAATTGATAGTCGGAAGGTGGCCGTAGTCAGTAATAAATACAGGTATTTTTTACTGGCAGCATTGGTGTTAATTGCGTTTGACGTGTTGGTCACCGTCACTACTTTTCAGGTCTAG